The following DNA comes from Mycobacteroides immunogenum.
GAATCGCCGTCTCGTGGCCGGCGGAGAACGGAAACTGGACACTCCAGATCGGCTCGTCGCTGGCCCGTTTCGGTTTGACCACAACTTCGATCGGTGCGCTGCCCACGGCAGTGCGCACGCGGGCCAGTGCTTCGGGCACCGGCATGGTCAGCTCGGTGATGTCGATCCCCGCGTACTGCTCGATCTTCTCGCCAGGAAATGCGGCTTCCACTGCCCGGAGCTGCCCAACCTGCGTGGTCAGTGCGGCCACGTCCGGATTCGTACCGGGCCGGACAAGCAGCCGGTTACGTTGTGTGACGGTGATGTTGGTCCACTGATAGAACCCGTCGAAGTCGTGGCCTTTCAATCGCCCGAGGGTGCTGACCACATCACCGATCTGCGTTTCGGTGGCCGTCGGCATGGCCACGTCGATACCCAGCGTGGCACCCCGCGCGAAGGCGTTCTCGTACGCCACCGACGCCCGGTCAACGCCGGGCATTTGCCTGAGCGCCGACTCCAGTCGAGCGGCTTCTTCATGACGGTCGGGCGCACCGGTACAACCCAGCACCAACGCGAACAATCCCGCGGCCGATACCAAGCCCTTGATACGACGCCCCACCCCCACCATGGCGACCAGCGTAGCCAGCCTGTCAGTGGTTGCGGCCATACTGGGGAACGTGAGCACTGTCGGCCACTGCTTCTTCGACACCGCGATTGGCAACTGCGCGATCGCCTGGAGCGACAAGGGCATTGTCGCCTTGCAACTGCCCGAGCACGACGATGTGGCCACCCTTGCCAGGATCCGGCGCCCCGCGGGCAGTGAACTTCCTCCGCCCGCTCACGTGTCGGACGCCATCGACGGTGTTCGGCGTGTGCTGGCCGGTGAGAACGACGATCTGCAATGGGTCACCCTGGATCTGGATGGCACCACCGATTTCGATCGTGAGGTCTACGCGGTGACGCGGGCCATCGGCCCCGGAAAGACCCGCAGTTACGGCGAGGTGGCCGCTTCCGTCGGTGAGCCGGGTGCCGCACAGGCCGTCGGACAATCCTTGGGCCGCAACCCGATTCCACTCCTGGTCCCCTGCCACCGGGTGCTGGCCGCCGACCACAGCCTGCACGGCTTCTCCGCCTACGGCGGGGTGGTGACCAAACGCGAACTCCTCAGGCTCGAACACACCCCCGGTTTCGACGACCCCACCCTGTTCTGACGCGAAAGCTAGATCGCGAGACTACGCTCTAGCCCAGCTCCGCCAAGATCACCGGCTTACGCCTCGGGAGAATCCATGACCGGTCTTTATGTAGCCGCACTGCTCATCGGAATCGTCGCGGGTCTGCGCGCGATGACTCCACTGGCCGTCTTGAGCTGGGCAGCATTCGCTAAATGCCTTCTCGTGGAAGGCACCTGGGCATCATTCCTGGCGAGCCTGATCGTGGCCATCATTGCCACGGTGCTGGCGGTCGGCGAGATTGTCAACGACAAACTGCCCAAGACGCCAAGCCGAAAGGCGCCGCCGGCATTCGCCGCGCGCGTGGTGCTGGGCGCCTTCTACGGTGCGGTGTTCGGCACGCTGGCCGGCGGCACCTCGCCCGGGCTGATCATCGGGCTCATACTCGGCGCGATCGGCGCGGTGATCGGCACGCTCGGCGGAGCCTGGGCGCGCGGACAACTGGCCGGGGCCTTCGGCAAGGATCTTCCCGCCGCACTCACCGAGGATGTGGTCACCATGGTCACGGCCCTCGCGATCACCTTGGGACTGGCCGCGTGAGCGCACATTTCGACGCCATCGTGGTGGGCGCCGGGCAGGCCGGTCCCTCACTGGCCGCGCGGCTGCGCGGCGCGGGGATGACGGTGGCCATCGTGGAGCGGCACCTATTCGGCGGCACCTGCGTTAACACGGGATGCCGGCCCACCAAGGCGCTGGTGGCCAGCGCGCACGCCGCTCACATGGCACGCGACGCGGCACGCTGGGGCGTGGTTGTCGACGGCCCGGTGGGCATGGACATGGCACGGGTGCGCGAACGCAAGGATTCGGTGATCCTGCCGTCACGCAACGGCGGACAGAAATGGCTCAAGGATCTCGGCTGCACGATCTACCACGGGCATGCCCGCTTCGTCTCCCCCACCGAACTCGCCGTGGATGACGAGATTATTTCCGCCCCAAAGATTTTCCTGAACGTCGGGGGCCGCGCGGTGGTACCGGAGTGGCCCGGTGTCGACGATGTCCCGTTGTTCACCAACAGTTCGTTGATCGAGTACGACGGAATACCGGAACATCTCGTGGTGATCGGCGGCAGCTATGTGGGACTGGAATTCGCACAGATCTACCGCCGGTTCGGCAGCCAGGTCACCGTGGTGCACCGGGGACCGCGCCTGGTGGAGCGCGAAGACCCCGACGCGTCGGGGATCATTCAAGAAGTTCTCGAGCGTGAGGGAATCTCCTTCCGTCTCAACGCCTCTTGCATCAACCTGGCGCGCCATGAGCAGGGAGTCGCCGTCGGCGTCGATTGCACGCACGGTACACCCGAGGTGCTCGGGTCTCATGTGCTGGTGGCGGTGGGACGACGGCCGAACACCGACGACTTGGGCCTGGAGAACGCCGGGGTGGCCACCGACGACCGTGGGTACATCACGGTGGACGACCAGCTGCGCACGACGGTGCCGGGTATCTGGGCGCTGGGCGACTGCAATGGCCGTGGCGCGTTCACCCATACGTCATACAACGACTACGAGATCGTCGCGGCAAATCTGCTGGACGACGATCCGCGGCGGGTCACCGACAGACTGCCCTGCTATGCCCTGTACACCGATCCGCCACTGGGCCGGGTGGGCATGACCGAGACGCAGGCACGCGCGTCAGGACGCCCCGTGTTGGTCGGGCGCAAACCGATGAGCCAGGTGGGCCGCGCCCTGGAAAAGGGTGAAACCGACGGCTACATGCAAGTTTTGGTCGATGCCGATACCGATCTGATTCTGGGTGCGACGATCCTCGGGGTGGGCGGCGACGAGGTGGTGCACTGCCTTCTCGACACCATGCAGTACGGCGTGCCCGCACGGCAGCTTCAGCGCACCGTGCACATCCATCCGACCGTGGCGGAGTTCCTGCCCACAGTATTGGGCGATCTTCAACCGCTCGTTTGATCTCAAGTGCACTTGAGACAATAGCATCTGATCATGAAGATTCACGATGTGCGGATCACCGCAACCGATGTACCCAGCGCCGCGCGCTTCTACTC
Coding sequences within:
- a CDS encoding methylated-DNA--[protein]-cysteine S-methyltransferase; this translates as MVAAILGNVSTVGHCFFDTAIGNCAIAWSDKGIVALQLPEHDDVATLARIRRPAGSELPPPAHVSDAIDGVRRVLAGENDDLQWVTLDLDGTTDFDREVYAVTRAIGPGKTRSYGEVAASVGEPGAAQAVGQSLGRNPIPLLVPCHRVLAADHSLHGFSAYGGVVTKRELLRLEHTPGFDDPTLF
- a CDS encoding membrane protein encodes the protein MTGLYVAALLIGIVAGLRAMTPLAVLSWAAFAKCLLVEGTWASFLASLIVAIIATVLAVGEIVNDKLPKTPSRKAPPAFAARVVLGAFYGAVFGTLAGGTSPGLIIGLILGAIGAVIGTLGGAWARGQLAGAFGKDLPAALTEDVVTMVTALAITLGLAA
- a CDS encoding FAD-containing oxidoreductase, yielding MSAHFDAIVVGAGQAGPSLAARLRGAGMTVAIVERHLFGGTCVNTGCRPTKALVASAHAAHMARDAARWGVVVDGPVGMDMARVRERKDSVILPSRNGGQKWLKDLGCTIYHGHARFVSPTELAVDDEIISAPKIFLNVGGRAVVPEWPGVDDVPLFTNSSLIEYDGIPEHLVVIGGSYVGLEFAQIYRRFGSQVTVVHRGPRLVEREDPDASGIIQEVLEREGISFRLNASCINLARHEQGVAVGVDCTHGTPEVLGSHVLVAVGRRPNTDDLGLENAGVATDDRGYITVDDQLRTTVPGIWALGDCNGRGAFTHTSYNDYEIVAANLLDDDPRRVTDRLPCYALYTDPPLGRVGMTETQARASGRPVLVGRKPMSQVGRALEKGETDGYMQVLVDADTDLILGATILGVGGDEVVHCLLDTMQYGVPARQLQRTVHIHPTVAEFLPTVLGDLQPLV